A genomic stretch from Pirellulales bacterium includes:
- a CDS encoding prepilin-type N-terminal cleavage/methylation domain-containing protein — MSAHTQHFDCGRPTRHVRRRAMTLIELLVVIAIVLSISAVALPILAPRGESRRQREAARILTTFINSARTRAIEIGRPVGVWIEGVGGGAENILSLSTCEVPAPYTGDTFSSKIAVRMGTNGRAYIAGFSPINPPPGFIHSWDTIQLGGRGPRYAIVLDQTNNGSGELDDTNLDAVDNYSQPLQFDTSLVYKWWLVPLEQFSSITAPAPSNTYTYAIERKPVKSLTPPVELPRGAIVNMDFSSDDLLPFHPRLDPAKASFWIGDHDWDGNATTDDFARPLVILFGANGALESIYRFVPNSIDPASATGIVYARQPVFGSVYLLLGEVENAEVEGAPDQQEFLDLLDPDTQWVTIDARTGAARSAENVVVPESNPAAALQYGRWDPPDPSTFTAPSEAALTALLGYCRQGLTQGPGRGGR; from the coding sequence ATGAGCGCGCATACGCAACATTTCGACTGCGGCCGACCGACGCGCCACGTGCGACGCCGGGCGATGACGCTCATCGAATTGCTGGTCGTCATCGCGATCGTGCTGTCGATCTCGGCGGTGGCGCTGCCGATCCTGGCTCCGCGCGGCGAGTCGCGCCGGCAGCGCGAGGCTGCCCGCATCCTGACCACGTTTATCAACTCGGCCCGAACCCGGGCCATCGAGATTGGCCGGCCGGTGGGCGTGTGGATCGAAGGTGTCGGCGGGGGCGCGGAGAATATCTTGTCGCTTTCGACCTGCGAGGTGCCGGCGCCCTACACGGGCGACACGTTTTCGTCAAAGATTGCCGTGAGGATGGGTACGAATGGGCGGGCTTATATTGCCGGCTTTTCGCCCATCAATCCGCCGCCCGGCTTCATCCATAGCTGGGACACGATCCAACTGGGCGGCCGTGGCCCGCGCTATGCGATCGTGCTCGATCAGACCAATAACGGTTCGGGCGAGTTGGACGACACCAATCTCGATGCGGTGGACAATTATTCGCAACCGCTGCAGTTCGACACGTCGCTGGTCTACAAGTGGTGGCTCGTGCCGTTGGAGCAGTTCAGCTCGATCACGGCGCCGGCCCCCTCGAACACCTACACCTATGCGATCGAGCGCAAGCCCGTCAAATCGCTCACGCCACCCGTCGAATTGCCGCGTGGGGCGATCGTCAACATGGACTTTTCCAGTGATGATTTGTTGCCGTTCCATCCGCGCCTGGACCCCGCCAAGGCTTCGTTCTGGATCGGGGATCATGACTGGGATGGCAATGCCACGACGGACGACTTTGCCCGGCCGTTGGTGATCCTGTTTGGCGCCAATGGCGCGCTGGAGAGCATCTACCGCTTCGTACCGAATTCGATCGACCCAGCTTCGGCGACCGGCATCGTGTATGCGCGGCAACCCGTCTTCGGCTCGGTCTACCTGCTGCTGGGCGAGGTCGAGAATGCCGAGGTCGAAGGGGCGCCTGACCAGCAGGAGTTTCTCGACCTGCTCGACCCCGACACGCAATGGGTCACGATCGACGCCCGGACCGGCGCGGCTCGCTCAGCCGAGAATGTCGTAGTGCCCGAGTCGAACCCGGCGGCGGCGCTGCAGTACGGCCGCTGGGATCCTCCGGATCCATCGACGTTCACTGCACCGAGTGAGGCGGCGCTGACGGCGCTTTTGGGCTACTGCCGTCAGGGGCTGACCCAAGGCCCCGGCCGGGGAGGACGGTAG